ACTCGTTTAGTTCGTATTCATTTGGAAATAATTTTTCGTTTACGATTTTTACCGGTGTGTAATTAAAATTGTTCTTAGAACACCATTCGTATTGCTTATTTATTTCCTGGCTTATCATCATGCTCACTGTATCTGTATGCCATTTTTTCAACCATTTTTTCAGACTCATTTTTTTAATATGCCAGTCTGATATTGCTTCTACCGTTTTACCCGGTGTGGTTCTGTTTATGGTTAAAAGTCTTTCTACTACGATTTTATATGGATTATCTGCGTTTTCAGGATTGATATTAAATAAAACCGTTAAATATATCTTATCAGGAAATTTCAAAACCAAATCAAAAGCTTCCTGAAATGTTTTATGACAGTGCCCGCAGCTTGGACTTATGATTACTGTAAGTTTTACAACTGCATTTCGGTTTCCAAAATTCAATCCTCTTAAATCTTCAAATCCGTTAGTGTAGGTAACTTTTTTCGATAAGAAATTCAGCAGCGAATAGTTTCTTTTAAACTTCTTAAGTTCTTTTAATGCATATTCATTATCGAGAACATTTTTTGAAACTGATTTAATAACAAACCAGATTGGAACTAAAAGAATTAAAGAAAATAAGAATGGAAAAACTATTCCGAAACTAAAACTTAACGTAAATAAATCCGAAGAAAACCAAATAACACTTTGTGTAAATATTAAAGCTGAAACCATTAAACACATCACACACCATTTTTGAAGTTCAAATTTTTGAATCCATATTGAAGAAACAATAACGGGAATTGCCAATAAACTCAAAAAACCAACAAAAATAGAAGAGCTTAAAGGCTGTACTAAAATTGCTATAAAGCCTGCGCTGAAAAAAAGCAATGGAAGATCAGAGAAACTTATCCATTTATCGCCGTAATTTTCATTAAAGTTAATTACTGAATTGCAGGAAGAGTTTGTACTTAGGTCACATAATTTTGAAATTATACTATTTTTAAAACCAAGTTTTTCCTGAACGATAAAAATACTTACCAATAGTCCTAAACTGGATGTCAGTAAAAATATAATACTAATAACATTATATGTATTGTAAAAAAAGGATAAGCCGGTAAATAATACAAACGGAACAAGGTACTTAAGCCAGTTTAATTCGACTTTTAAGTTTTCTCTTGCTACGACATTGTTTGGCTCTATAGCTACAATTACACCATTCCAGTCCAAAAGGAATTTTTCATACGAAATTTTCAGAGCGCCTTTTTTAACTGTGTTTATTCTAACATGATTTTTAGCCTTTTCAACCAAAATCAATTCGTCTTTAAAATAAGCCAGAAAGTTTGATGGTAAATCTACGATTTGTTCTTTCGGAACTCGTATTGCTGCATTCTCGATCGAAAGCAGATCAAACGAATCTGTAATAGCAAACAGACTTGGAAAATTAGGATGCGACAAAAACAAATCCTTGAACTCATCTTTTACTTCTGAGTAACGATTAATTTGAAGAAATTTTTGAATAAGTTTTAGCATCTTTCGAACTGTTTTACATCATAACTACACTGCAAATATTGGTGTTTTTATTCAACAAAATATTTCAAAAGCATACAATTTATTAATTATACTACATACAATTTATAAATTATAGCATTCAACACACACACGACAATGCCTTAAAAAACAATAAGTTACAAACAAAAAACACCTTCAAAAAACTCCAAAACCGCATTTTCGATCAAGCGTATGGCATTTTACATAGTTTTGATAAATCAGTAACCCAAACATTTAGAACAATGAAAAAAATGCAATTAAAATTTGAAGATTTCCAAGTTGAAAAACTAACAAAAGAGCAGCAAAAAACAGTAAGAGGAGGAGATGCACCACCAACTGATCCAGTTGATCCAAACAAAGGAACCGGAGGAAACGGAGTAGGATAGTTTTCTGTTTTTTAAACTATCTTACCTAAAAAAAATTATTCTGAAAAGTATTAAATATTATTCGCAAACTGAGCTGGAGATACTCCAGTTCTTTTGCGAAATGATTTTGCAAAAGACACTGCATTTTTAAAACCTACACTTTCTGCAATAGCCTGCGTAGAATATTTTCTGTACATGTGGTTGGTAATCATTTCGTTGATTACGTAGTTAATTTTAAGCTCATTAGAGTATTCCCCAAAAGATTTACCAAAGCGTTTGTTTACCACATACGATAAATAAGTTGTGTTGGTTTTGATCTTTTTAGCTACATAAGGCAGAGTAAAATCGGCGTTTAAGTATTCTAACTTGCTTTCGAGAGCAAGTAATTTCTCGACAATCTTATTCTCTTTTGCTTCATCAATACTTAAATTGACGTTTTCTTTCTTAAGCTGTACTTCTTCTATTTCTTCAAATACAGGCACTGGCTCGGCTTCAACACTGCTTTTCTTTTCCAGGTTAGCTTTGAATTCTTCAATTAAGGCATTCATTTTCTTATGCGCCTTATTTTTATCCCGAATGTTTTTAATCAGTAAAAAGACAATTGCGACCACAAGCAGAACGTAAAATATTTTTAATGCTCTTCCTACAAAAACATCGTATTTATATTTTTCCTGAATGCTGATCATTTCACCACTAAGATTCTCTACACCAAGCTGATAATTAACCTCTAGAGCCTCATCGCGCAGTTTGGTTTCGGTTTTCTCAAAATTATCCAGATAGATTTTAGAATATTTATAAGCCAGCTCAGGTTCGTTATTTCTACTGTAGATTTTTGCCAGATAGTAATTCGCTTTCAAAAAATTATCATCCCTTAAATCCGTTTTGGCAGAAATTGAATCGACTTTCTTTAAAAATACAAGCGCTTTGTCGTACTTTTTTATATCATAGTACAAATTGCCCAGATTGTAGTTTGCGGTAATATATTCTTTTTCGAAGTTGTTTTGTCTGGCAAAATACGAAACATCATAATATGTCTTTTCTGCATTTTTATAATCTGCTTTTCTAAAATAAATGTTACCCAGACTAATCTTAGCGTTTATTTTATTGTTTGCAAAATTTTGAGAATAGGTAATAGCTCTTTTATAATAATACTCTGCAGAATCCAACAGCTGTTTCTGCGTTTCGTTTTTTACAAAATAGCTTTCATACGAACCTGCTAAACTTAAACTGACATTACTTTTAAAATTTTGATACTGTTCTTTGGTGTATGCATTTTCGTTTTGATCTATAAAATTGCTTACTTCGCGCAAATTAAGTATCGCAAGCTGATAGTTCCCAACCGCTTCGTTAACCAGCGCAATGTTGATTTTAAATTTAATGACCTGAACAGCATCATTAATTTGCAGTGAATATTTTACGCCCTGCTGGTAATTCTCCAGAGCTTTACCAAAATTACCTCTCTTCCACTCTGTCAAACCTCCGTAATTATATAAATAAGAAGTAAGCTGTGTCTTATCGCGGGACTCCGGCACTTTGTCTAAATAAACAAATGCCTGTCTATATTTTTCTTTAGATTTTTTAGAATCGCCTTTAAGCTCCATTAAGTATGACAATGCAACGTTTGCAAAAGCGAGATGTTTCGGATTGTCTGATTTTGCCATTTTATTAGCATATACTACAGAACTGTCGACATTTACATTTAAATTAAGTCGAATTTTATCCTGCAATATCAGATACTCTTGTTCAGTCAATTGATTTGACTTTTGAGCAAATGAAGAATTTAAAATTAAAAAGAGAACAAAAGAAATGATCAGCCTCATTCAATTTATGTTTTTGGAATCTCAAAATTAGTTCATAAATTATCAATAAACTAAAATTAATCTATATTATTTGTGATTATTTTATAACCAATATGTAAAAATATAACATTTTTACTTTGTTTTGTTATATTTTTATTGCTTAAATTTGTTTTGCAAAATTAATCAAAAATGAAACCAGACTTATTTCAAGCTCCAGATTATTATAACCTTGACGATTTGTTAACAGAAGAACACAAATTAGTCCGTGATTCAGCACGTGCGTGGGTTAAAAGAGAAGTATCTCCTATAATAGAAGAGTACGCTCAAAAAGCAGAATTTCCAAAACAACTTATAAAAGGACTTGGAGAAATTGGCGGCTTCGGGCCTTATATTCCTGTTGAATATGGCGGTGCAGGTCTTGACCAGATTTCGTACGGTTTGATTATGCAGGAAATCGAAAGAGGAGATTCAGGTGTAAGATCCACCTCATCTGTCCAATCATCGCTGGTTATGTATCCTATCTGGAAATACGGAAACGAAGAACAGCGCATGAAATATTTACCAAAGCTATCGACTGGTGAATTCATTGGCTGTTTTGGTTTAACAGAGCCCGATCACGGTTCTGATCCCGGAAGTATGATTACCAATTTTAAAGATATGGGGGATCATTATCTTTTAAACGGGGCAAAAATGTGGATTTCAAACGCTCCTTTTGCAGATATTGCCGTTGTCTGGGCCAAAAATGAAGAAGGAAGAATTCACGGCTTAATTGTAGAACGAGGCATGGAAGGGTTCTCAACCCCTGAAACCCATAACAAATGGTCGCTTCGTGCATCTGCAACCGGCGAATTAATTTTTGATAATGTAAAAGTTCCTAAAGAAAATCTTCTGCCAAATAAATCAGGACTTGGTGCTCCGCTTGGCTGCTTAGATTCTGCCCGTTACGGAATTGCCTGGGGTGCTATAGGCGCCGCAATGGATTGTTATGATACTGCTTTACGCTATGCCAAAGAAAGAATCCAGTTTGGAAAACCTATTGGAGGAACGCAATTGCAGCAGAAAAAACTGGCCGAAATGATTACCGAAATCACAAAAGCACAATTATTAACCTGGCGATTAGGTGTTTTAAGAAACGAAGGAAAAGCAACTACAGCTCAGATTTCGATGGCAAAACGAAACAATGTAAACATGGCCATAACCATCGCACGCGAAGCAAGACAAATGCTGGGAGGTATGGGAATTACCGGCGAGTACTCGATTATGCGCCACATGATGAACCTCGAAAGCGTTATAACATACGAAGGAACACACGATATTCATTTACTGATAACGGGAATGGATGTAACTGGAATTCCAGCGTTTAAATCGTAAATAATTATTAAATTATATACAAAATCAATTCAAAAAAGCTTCTTCTAACGAGGAAGCTTTTTATCTTTGCACCAAAATTTATATAAATGAATATTGAAACTATACACAATAGCATTCAACCTCAAAAAGATCAGCTTTTAAATCATTCACTATACAAAAAAATCCAAAGTATCGATGACTTACATAGTTTTACAGAAAACCATGTTTTTGCCGTTTGGGATTTTATGTCATTATTAAAAGCATTACAAGCCAAACTTACCTGCACAACAACGCCATGGTTTGCCACAAAAAACCCTGAAACAAGATATTTGATTAACGAAATTGTACTGGCCGAAGAAACAGATTTAAGCATCGACGGCAGAAGACAAAGCCATTACGAAATGTATCTTGAAGCAATGGAAGCCTGCGGTGCCGACACAACTCCTATAAACAAGTTTTTATCTGAAGTAAATTCGCTTCACAATATATTTGTTGCCATTAAACAAAGTTCACTTCATCCTGAGGTTAAATCATTCTTAGATTTTACCTTTAGAGTTATCGAAGAAGGAAAACCGCACGAAATTGCTGCTGCTTTTACCTTTGGAAGAGAAGATTTGATTCCGAGCATGTTTACCGAAATCCTTAAAAACTTTCAAAAAAACCTGCCAAATGTCGATTTAACAAAACTGCTTTATTATTTCGAAAGACATATCGAATTAGACGCAGACGAACACGGACCAATGGCAATGCAGATGATTACCGATTTATGCGAAGACGATGCCCAGAAATGGAAAGAAGTTGAAGAAGTTTCGATCCTGGCATTAGAAAAACGCATCGGATTATGGAATGCCATTGAAGAAGAAATCGTTTTAAAAGCAGAAATGGTTTAAAACCGAAACAATACTTTTAACGTAACTATTTGTTTAAAGAAGCCCTAATTAATTTAAACAAATTATGAAACCGCAATTCAAACAAATAGTTATCGTTATACTTTCCATTTTTTTACTTAGCTGTAATTCAGACGAAACCCCGGCAGATAAACCTGTAGTTAAAAATCCCGTTACCCCTGTCCCGCCCGTAAAACCCATTTCGGGCACAATACATTATCTGGCTTTGGGCGACAGTTATACAATTGGCCACAGCGTATGCGAAACCTGCCGTTTTCCTGAACAGCTTAAAGCAAGCCTGCAGCAAACGTATTCGAGCAATTTCTCTTTGCAGATAATCGCAAAAACAGGCTGGACTACCACAAATTTACTTTCGGCAATAAAAGATCAAAATCCGGAACCAAACTACGATCTGGTTACGCTTTTAATTGGTGTAAACAACCAATATCAGGGAAGGGATTTTTCGCTTTATGAAAAAGAATTTCCACAGCTGGCAGAAAAAGCCGTTCTATTAGCCAAAGGAGATAAGAAAAATGTAATCGTTATTTCGATTCCGGATTATGCGTACACGCCTTACGGAAATGCCGTCGCCGGAAATGAACGCACCAGAATTTCAGCCGAAATCGATAAATACAATGCCTTTGCCGAAAAATACTGTACAAACAACGGAATCACCTTTGTATCGATAACAGACATAACACGCATGGGACTTGATAATAAAGATCTGGTTGCCTCAGACGGTCTTCATCCTTCACAACTGGCTTATTCAAAATTCGTTGACCGCATGATGCCGAAGGTTAAAAAAGCACTCGAAGATTAATATTTTATTTTTCAGGAGCAGAAAAACCGTTTCCAAAACACCTTTAGTCCCGCTATCTGCTGTATCTTTTGTAGTGAACCCCACTACAAAAGGATGCCGCTTCTATCGGGGCTGATCAATTATTTATAATTTTCAAAATCAACCTCAAATTTTTCAAAAAGTGATGCTTTTTCTAAAATCGAGTTAATCCTAGCAAGCCCTTCCTGATTGTTTTCGGCTGTTATAAAAGCAAATCCCCAAATGTCTTTTGAAAGCGCAAATGCTCCTGCTTCTGAATCGTAAAACATTTCTATTTCGTCATTCATCCATAAATCCAGAACATCATTCAGTTTTGGATTTATCTCGCAGACCGCATCCAGAAAATCCGAAACAAAGGTTTCATTTTCTGTACCTTCAAAAATCTCTATCAAAAGATTTTCAGACCCATATCCGGGACGGAAATAATATTTATACATTTAAAATAAACAAAATTATGACACTTTTTTCATCCTCCAGGTTCCTCTTCCGGGACTGTATAAAACTGGTAAAAAACCATATCGAAATCCGATTTTCCGTTTAAAATACCATTTTCCGCCGGCTTCTGATTTATCCTGAGAAAAAGTTCCTTCATAATAAAGCGTTGGGTGTTTTTTATCCAATGTTTCTCTGTTTCCGCTGCCATCAATTGTACAATTCTTTGGCATAAATTTTTGAAACTTTATAACATTATTCCTCACTTTCCCAATAACATTCCCTGTTTCTTTCATACCGCCGGTAGAAACATCATCGTTTACTTTTCCCTGAAAATCTGCTCCTTCGCAATTTTCGATTACAATTGTAAAATTTGTTTTTTCAAAACCCATAGCGTTCTGAATTATCTCATTATCAAACTTGTAATACCCGTTCCAGTTTCCGGTCATTCTTGTAGTTTTTAGTTAGTGATATTAGATGCGTTTGTAGTGAAAACCTAAATTATAACTCGATCCGGCCCAAAATAGAAACAAAATCGCTCCGGAATTATCATAGGCATAATTCACCAAAAGTCCATTGTCTTTTGCAAGTCCTATTCTGGTTTTGTGATTATTGTAGCCTCCGGCAAGATAAGGAATTCCATTTCTTTTCAGGTATTTATTGTCCGGATAAAAAAATCCGCTTTTTAGTTTACCCGTTAATTCCACGCGGTCAGTTACAGCATCATTCTTTTTTGTGACAAATCTTATTTTGTTTTCACTCAAAACCTTTACTTCAACTACATAAAAATCATCATAATCGTATTTTGAATCTTCAGATTTTACAAAATAATTCAGGTTATATCGTGTTTTAGAATCCTGAGAATCTATGTTTTGTACATTTCCCTTTTCATCATACTTCAAATCCGGAAACAATTCATACTTCCCTTCGAGTTTTGATAAGTCGTTTTCAGACAATGCTGCCTTGTTTTCTTTTATCATTTTATCTGAAAATGAAGCACAGGAAGACAAAAACAGAATTAAAAAAAATGTAGAGAGAATTGTTTTCATACTTTGATATTTTTTTATTTCCAAAACTGCCACCAGTATTTTGTTTTTTCATCTCTTAGATCAATAGTTACATCGCCCGATTCTTCAATTTCCCAAACCGAAGCACTTTCGATATCGACAGCATTTAAGTTAAGGAAAGAATCCATTTTTGAAAGCAGTTCTTCTTCTGCTAATTCACCAAATCTTCGAACAGCCAATATAGAGCTGTCATCGTTTTCTATACGCTGCATTCTGTCTGCCAGCAATTTTAAAGTTCCTTCTGAGTAATTAGTCGAAGTTTTTTTATCTATCTCAAAACCATCCTCGAAAATAAAATAATCTGTTATGAGGAGAGAAAAAAACTGATTATCTCTTTTATCAAAATAAAACATTTCTGAAAATCTTTCAGGAGACTGACTCAATCCTGTTTTCAGCCAATTCTCTATTTGTTCCAAATTTTCGTTCTCGTACATAAAAGCTTTTATGATAGTTCTTTACGAAGATAAGTAATAGGATTTCTCAAAACAAAAAAACCGCAATCTCATACTATGAAATTGCGGTTTTTATTTCGCAGAAAGGAAGGGATTCGAACCCTCGATACAGTTACCCATATACTAGCTTTCCAGGCTAGCTCCTTAAACCACTCGGACACCTTTCTATTTTAGGACTGCAAAGAACACAAAAAAAATTGAGTTTACAAAAAGTAAACTAAAAGTTTACTTAAATACTTTTCTTAAATTCTTCCATAAACAGTTTTACAGCCTTTTTTTGATAGCCTCCCATTGTAAGCATATACGAATCTCTTTTGGTTGTAACTCCCGTAATCTGAATCGCTTTTAGATCGTCCCAGCCTTTTAGGGCTTTTTCGGCTACTATAGTTGCCCAATCACTGTTTTCGACCATTTGCAGCAAGGCGTGAATCGAATTTAATTCAATCGAAATTTTGGGTTTCATATGGTGTTTTACGAATAAAATCTCTACATATTCTCTTGAATTTGATCCTCTTCCGGGCAAAATAAGCGATACTTCTTCTATTTTCTTGAACGGAATTTTATCTAAAACCGCCAGCGGATGCGATTTCGAAACCGCCATAACCATATTAGATCTGAACAAAGGCACTTTTTGGATCGACGGCCCAATTTCGTGTGAGGAAATAACCAAAACCAAATCGAGTTCGTTGTGAATTAATTTTTGTTCCAAAGATTCTGTTGTGCCGTATTCTACAACGATTTTGAGATTTTGGTACGTTTTGGCAAATGCGTTTACAACGGGCAGGATCAGTAATCCAAAAATATAGGTTACTCCTATTCGAAGCTCACCGCCAATCATTTGGTTCAAATCTTCAATTGCCTGCTTGCCATTCTGTACATTTTCGAGCACTTTTTTGGCATGAATCAGGAAAACAGAACCGGCTTCTGTAAGCTGTATTTTTTTGCCAATCCTGACAAACAAAGGCATTCCGAGCTCTTCTTCCAGTTTTTTAATTTGCTGCGAAAGCCCCGATTGTGTTACAAAACACAATTCGGCTGCTTTTGTAAAATGCAGAACCTCAGCAGTTTTAATAAAATACTCCAGTTGATAGATTTCCATATTAATAAGTTTAACTACTCATTATCAGTAAAATTATTAATTTTTCTAATGCAATCCTAATTCCGAACTTTGTATCAAATAATATAATCATGTTCAAAGCCTTAAAATCTAGAAACTTCAAGCTGTTCTTTTACGGACAATCTGTTTCTGTTATTGGAACCTGGATGCAGAAAACAGCCGTAAGCTGGATGGTCTACAGCATAACAGGATCTGTTTTTTTACTGGGACTGGCTACTTTTCTTAGTATGATTCCGTCTCTTTTTTTAGCGCCTCTCGCAGGAAGTATCATAGGGCGTTACGACCGACATAAAACGATGATCCTATTGCAGTCTATGGCAATGGTACAAGCGGGTACACTGGCACTTTTAATCTATTTTAAAGTTTATAATATTACTTTTATTCTGGCTCTGACGCTTATTCAGGGAATCATTAATGCGTTTGACATGACCTGCCGCCAGACGATGATGATTGATATAGTCGATAATAAGGAAGATCTGCCTAACGCAGTAGCTCTAAACTCAACACTAAACAATTTTGCCCGAATTGCCGGCCCTGCGCTTGCAGGAATTATTTTGCATGAATATGGCGAAGATGTCTGCTTTATGGGGAATTTCGTGAGTTACATTCCGGTTTTAATTTCATTACTAATGATGAAAATTACCCCGCATATTAAAGCTGAAAACAAACTTAAAATGCTGGATGATTTAATTGAAGGTCTGGACTACGTTAAAAAAGAGACCGAAATGTCCAAAATGCTTTTAATGTTAACCTGCAGCAGTTTGTTCGTTATTTCTTTTAATACTTTGATGCCGGTTTTTGCAAAAGATATTTTTAGCGGTAATGCCGAAACATTCAGCTGGTTTGAAAGTGCTGCGGGTATTGGTTCTGTTTTATCTGCTATTTATCTGGCCAATTTAAAATCGGCTGAAAATATGAACAAGCTGGTTATTGGTGCCAGTTTACTTTTGGGTTTCAGCGTTATTATTTTAGCCGTTTCCAGCAGTATGACCATCGCACTGATCTGTATGACTTTGAGCGGTATTGGAATGATGGGACAAACTTCGTCTATTAACATTTACATTCAGACTCACAGTAGTGTTAATATGCGTTCGAGAAGTATCAGTTATTATATGATGGCATATCAGGGAATGATTCCGGTAGGAAGTTTAATTATTGGTTACGTTTCACACTTTCTGGGAGTGAGAACAACAGTTGCCATTCAGGGTGTTATTTGTATACTTTCGGTGATTGTATATGTGTATTACAAAAAGCATAAATCTTTATACCGATTGGAAAATTTTTATGCGCTGCTACGATTTCTTCATGTAAAGTCTTAGAAAAGAAATTCCAGTTTATCCGCAAACTTGTCATTCCGAGGAACGAGGAATCTCACGCGGGATTCGACAAAGGTTATTACTCATATTGTGGAATTTCTAGTGTGATTTCTCCTTACGTCGAAATGACAATATTGTGAATATTGTTATATACAAACTATGTCTTCAACTTTAACAAAGCTTTTACCCCCAAACATTTGGAATCTAAAAAAATTGGAATTTTAAATTAAGATATTTCCCCGCGAAGTGCGGTTTCAAAAACATCTTTAAATTCGTTTTGAGGAATATTGTGTCCCAGCAGATACATTAATTTTGTAATTGCCGCTTCTGTCGTAATGTCTTTTCCTGAGATAACTCCCAGTGATTTTAAGGCAGTACTCGTTTCGTATTGTCCCATATTTACACTTCCGCCGGAACATTGGGTTACGTTTACGATATGCATTCCTGATTTTATGGCTTTTTCGATTAGATTTAAAAACCATTCTTCAGTTGGCGCATTTCCAGAACCATAGGTTTCTAAAACAATACCGCGAAGGCCGGCTGTTGCCAGGATTGAAGCCAGGACAATTTCGCTCATTCCCGGGAATATTTTAATGATCGCTACGTGATTGTCCAGATTTTTATGAACAATTAATCCGGCGTCTTTTTTTACAGGAAGGAATAAATGCGAATTGAGTTTTAAATGCACTCCAGATTCTACCAATTCAGGATAATTAGGCGCTGTAAACGCTCTGAAATGTTCGGCATTTACTTTTGAGGTTCTGTTTCCTCTGTATAATTTGTATTCAAAATAAAGGCATACTTCGTTGATAACCGGTTTTCCGTTTTCAAGAAGTGATGCGATCTGAATGGCTGTAATTAAATTTTCTTTAGCATCGGTACGTAAATCTCCAATTGGCAGCTGAGAGCCTGTAAACACAACCGGTTTTGCTAAATTCTCGAGCATAAAACTCAATGCCGAAGCTGAATATGACATCGTATCTGATCCGTGAAGAACTACAAATCCGTCATATTTTGCATAATTTTCCTCGATAATGTCGGCAATTTTTGTCCACATTTGAGGATTCATATTTGATGAATCTATAGGAGTTTCAAAAGAAACCGTTTCAATCTCACAATCCAATTGCTTGATTTCGGGAATCTGCTGTAATAAATTACTAAAATTAAATGCTTTAAGAGCTCCGGTTTCGAAGTCTTTACTCATACCGATGGTTCCTCCGGTATAAATTAAAAGTATTTTAGCTTTAGAGGACATCTTGGTATTTTAATTTATTTACTACCGGATTGGCATACATAGACAGGAATCCTTGTCTGGTAACAGGATTATCGCTTCCGATTCTCATTTCTAAACGACGCTCAAATAATGATTTTTCGCTTTCTTTATACTTATCAGCAAATCGATCTGTTTCGTTTAAAATATCGTACGCAATGAAGTTTGTAGGCCATAATTGATAGTTTTTCAGAATTACATCATCAATAGTCTGCGCCAAAGCCTGAACTTGTTTGTTTGCATTGTCATTTTCTGCGACAATCTGATCGATTTCTGTATCTAAAACATCTCCTACCGAAATATGTATTCTTTTTTTAGTTCCCATGATACCGCTTAAAATGGTCATGAAATCTTCGTTTTTGTCTTTTACGTAAACTTCATTGTTTGCTTCTGCCATTAATTGCGGCATTTTCAAAACATCAGTCGGGTCGTATTCATAAGAAATTGAAACCGGAACGATTTTTAATTTCTTAAAATAATTCATCAGATCTTCTTCATCAGAAGCCATTCCAATCATTTTTAAAACGCCTGGATTGGTTTCGTCGTTTCCGTCTTTTGTTCTTCCTTCTCTTTGAGCAATCCAAACTGAGCGGTTTTCGCGAAGCAGTAACTGTCCCATATATTCTGAAAGCAGTTTAGAGCTTTGCAGCATTTCGCGGGGTGTTAATCCTCTTAAAACCAAAAAGTTTCTATTTAATTTAGCCAAAGTTGCCAGGAAAGCTTTCTTTACTAAATTATCTCCAATTGCCGAAGCGGTCATTACCAAACCGTGTTCAAATAAACAAACGTTTAATAATGTAGTATCCAAAAGAATATCTCTGTGATTGGAAATAAACAAATAAGAAGTATTAGGTTCCAGTTTTTCAAAACCTGAAGTGGTTAATCCTTCAGAGCTTTTTTCCAGGACTTTTTGTATGGTATTATAAATGAAGTTGCATTGAAAATCACGAATAGAATGTGTTTTCTTTAATTGATCCTTCCAAACCTCATCTTCAACTTCCGGAAAAGTAAAGTTCATCATGGTTTTCATCATTGGGTGATTTACAACATCATGAAGGGCTTCATTTATTTCGGAGTCATAAAAAGGTCGAATGGCATCAAATTTCTGCATTATTTATATCGGTTTTAAGTGGGCAAAAGAACAAAAAAAAAATTAAAGTTTTGTAAGGACTGGGTTAAATCCCAAAAACGTCTTTTGAATTTTTTGTTGTTATTGCTGCAATTTCTTCTGTCGAAACACCATAAATATCACTCAATTTGGCAATTACGTTTATCAGATAACTGCTTTCATTTCTTTTTCCTCTGTACGGAATAGGCGCTAAATAAGGCGAATCTGTCTCCAGCACAATGTGTTTCAAATCGATTTGATTTAGAAACTGGTCGATTTTTCCGTTTTTAAAAGTTACGACACCTCCAATTCCTAATTTCATCTTATACGAAATGGCACGCTGTGCTTGTTCTAAAGTTCCGGAAAAACAATGA
This portion of the Flavobacterium gelatinilyticum genome encodes:
- a CDS encoding MFS transporter, coding for MFKALKSRNFKLFFYGQSVSVIGTWMQKTAVSWMVYSITGSVFLLGLATFLSMIPSLFLAPLAGSIIGRYDRHKTMILLQSMAMVQAGTLALLIYFKVYNITFILALTLIQGIINAFDMTCRQTMMIDIVDNKEDLPNAVALNSTLNNFARIAGPALAGIILHEYGEDVCFMGNFVSYIPVLISLLMMKITPHIKAENKLKMLDDLIEGLDYVKKETEMSKMLLMLTCSSLFVISFNTLMPVFAKDIFSGNAETFSWFESAAGIGSVLSAIYLANLKSAENMNKLVIGASLLLGFSVIILAVSSSMTIALICMTLSGIGMMGQTSSINIYIQTHSSVNMRSRSISYYMMAYQGMIPVGSLIIGYVSHFLGVRTTVAIQGVICILSVIVYVYYKKHKSLYRLENFYALLRFLHVKS
- a CDS encoding LysR family transcriptional regulator is translated as MEIYQLEYFIKTAEVLHFTKAAELCFVTQSGLSQQIKKLEEELGMPLFVRIGKKIQLTEAGSVFLIHAKKVLENVQNGKQAIEDLNQMIGGELRIGVTYIFGLLILPVVNAFAKTYQNLKIVVEYGTTESLEQKLIHNELDLVLVISSHEIGPSIQKVPLFRSNMVMAVSKSHPLAVLDKIPFKKIEEVSLILPGRGSNSREYVEILFVKHHMKPKISIELNSIHALLQMVENSDWATIVAEKALKGWDDLKAIQITGVTTKRDSYMLTMGGYQKKAVKLFMEEFKKSI
- a CDS encoding asparaginase; the encoded protein is MSSKAKILLIYTGGTIGMSKDFETGALKAFNFSNLLQQIPEIKQLDCEIETVSFETPIDSSNMNPQMWTKIADIIEENYAKYDGFVVLHGSDTMSYSASALSFMLENLAKPVVFTGSQLPIGDLRTDAKENLITAIQIASLLENGKPVINEVCLYFEYKLYRGNRTSKVNAEHFRAFTAPNYPELVESGVHLKLNSHLFLPVKKDAGLIVHKNLDNHVAIIKIFPGMSEIVLASILATAGLRGIVLETYGSGNAPTEEWFLNLIEKAIKSGMHIVNVTQCSGGSVNMGQYETSTALKSLGVISGKDITTEAAITKLMYLLGHNIPQNEFKDVFETALRGEIS
- a CDS encoding 1-acyl-sn-glycerol-3-phosphate acyltransferase, whose amino-acid sequence is MQKFDAIRPFYDSEINEALHDVVNHPMMKTMMNFTFPEVEDEVWKDQLKKTHSIRDFQCNFIYNTIQKVLEKSSEGLTTSGFEKLEPNTSYLFISNHRDILLDTTLLNVCLFEHGLVMTASAIGDNLVKKAFLATLAKLNRNFLVLRGLTPREMLQSSKLLSEYMGQLLLRENRSVWIAQREGRTKDGNDETNPGVLKMIGMASDEEDLMNYFKKLKIVPVSISYEYDPTDVLKMPQLMAEANNEVYVKDKNEDFMTILSGIMGTKKRIHISVGDVLDTEIDQIVAENDNANKQVQALAQTIDDVILKNYQLWPTNFIAYDILNETDRFADKYKESEKSLFERRLEMRIGSDNPVTRQGFLSMYANPVVNKLKYQDVL
- a CDS encoding SGNH/GDSL hydrolase family protein encodes the protein MKPQFKQIVIVILSIFLLSCNSDETPADKPVVKNPVTPVPPVKPISGTIHYLALGDSYTIGHSVCETCRFPEQLKASLQQTYSSNFSLQIIAKTGWTTTNLLSAIKDQNPEPNYDLVTLLIGVNNQYQGRDFSLYEKEFPQLAEKAVLLAKGDKKNVIVISIPDYAYTPYGNAVAGNERTRISAEIDKYNAFAEKYCTNNGITFVSITDITRMGLDNKDLVASDGLHPSQLAYSKFVDRMMPKVKKALED